GCCTAAAATGGATGGTCTAACCTGTTTAAAAGAGATAATGAAAAATCACCCACTTCCTGTGGTTATGTTATCTAGTATGACTAAAAGTGGTGGGGAGAGCACTTTAAAAGCTATGGAATACGGCGCAGTTGATTTTATTGAAAAGCCTTCTGGTGCCATTTCTTTAAACATAGAGTCCATAGCTGAACAAATTGTAGGGAAAGTCATAGCAGCTTCAAGGGCGAATTTAAGAGAGGTTCAAAAAGCGCAGCAACCTCCGGTAAAGACGATTCATCCAAATCGATTTGCTTATTCAAAAAGCAAGCAAGATTTAGTAGCGATAGGAACTTCCACAGGGGGGCCTCGTGCTCTACAGCAAGTTCTTACAGCGCTGCCAGGAAACTTCCCTGCACCGATTGTAATCGTTCAGCACATGCCTCCTGGATTTACTCAATCTCTTGCGCTTCGACTTAATCGTTTGTGTAAGATTTCGGTTAAAGAAGCTGAGCATCAAGAGGTCCTCAAACCTGGTGTTGCGTACATAGCTCCTGGAGACTACCACATGAATATTCAACAGCAACAAACGAATTTAACTATTCACCTAGATCAGGCAGAGGCTAATAAAGGTCACAGACCAGCAGTAGATGTACTGTTTAACTCTATTGCTCACTTGCAACCGCTTAGTATGATTGCGGTTGTTATGACTGGGATGGGTTCAGATGGAGCACTAGGTGTAGAGCGGTTAAAAGCATCTAGCCATGCTGTAACTGTGATCGCAGAGTCAGAAGAATCATCCATTGTATTTGGAATGCCTAAAGCAGCAATTCTAACTAATTTAGTGGATGAAATTGTACATGTAAATGAGATCAGCCTAGCCCTCATGAAAAGGATAGGCGGACATAAGGGGTGAAGGTTATATGGAAATGAGCCAATATTTAGAGGTTTTTATTGAAGAAAGCAAAGAGCATCTACAAACTGTGAATGATTCTCTGCTGAAGCTAGAGAAGAATCCAGAAGACTTAAGTATTGTCCAGGAGATTTTTCGGGCTGCTCATACATTAAAAGGTATGTCAGCTACAATGAATTATCAGGATTTAGCAAATCTAACCCATAAGATGGAAAATGTTTTAGACCTCATTCGAAATCATAAAATTCACGTAGACAGTGACTTATTAGATATTATTTTCGATGGTGTAGATGATTTAGAGGCCATGGTAGGTGATATCGCAAGTGGTGGTCAAGGAGAGCGGGATGTTAAGGAAGTTGTGGAAAAACTTGAACGAATCGAAAAAGGGGAAACCCCAACTTCGGTCCAAAAATCCGAGGCGGTTTCACAGATGGAAGAAAACCATTCACATGATCATCCAAATCAACTTATCTTGGATGAATTTCAACGGACGTTATTAATGGAATCTGCTGAACAAGGGTTCTCAAATTATGAAATTACCGTTACCTTAACACAGGATTGCATGTTGAAAGGCGCAAGGGTATACATGGTGTTTGAAGTGTTAGAACAAGTAGGGGAAGTGGCTCAATCAGCTCCTTCAGTTGATCAGTTAGAGGAAGAGAATTTCGATTTAGAATTTAAAGTTCTTCTACTTTCAACTCATGAGAAAGAAGATATTAAAGCTCGTATATTAAAAGTTTCAGAAATTGACACTGTTCATGTCGTACAAGTAACTGCTGAAGACTATGTAACTGCTAATTCAGCAGAATCAAAAGAATTAAATAATGTGTCCTCTGAGCAAGAGACAAAAGAGAGTATTGAAAATGCGTCTGTAGCAGTTGCTGTGAAGGAAAAGTCAACTACTTCCGAAGCCCAAAAAACGAACGAAAACACACCCCAAAAGGCGGCTCAAAGCAAAACCATACGGGTAAACATTGACCGGTTAGATGTGTTAATGAACTTATTTGAAGAGCTCGTAATTGATCGAGGGCGCTTAGAGCAAATTTCTACAGATTTAAACCATTCAGAACTTCAAGAAACAGTTGAGCGCATGTCCCGTATTTCTGGGGATCTACAGAATATTATCCTCAATATGCGTATGGTTCCTGTTGAACAAGTATTTAACCGATTCCCTCGAATGGTGCGTCAATTAGCAAGAGATTTAAATAAGAAGGTGAACCTCGTTGTCGAAGGAGCTGAAACAGAGCTTGATCGAACTGTTATTGACGAGATTGGAGACCCGCTCGTTCACTTAATCAGAAATTCTCTTGACCACGGCATTGAGACACCAGAAAGTCGTGTGGAAAAAGGAAAACCAGAGGAAGGGAACCTTAAACTCCAGGCTTATCATAGTGGTAACCACGTCTTCATAGAGATTTCTGATGATGGCGGAGGAATCAATAGGGATAAGGTTCTTCAAAAAGCAATGAATAATGGGCTTGTCACCGCCGAGCAGGCATCTAGTTTAACCGATCAGCAGGTCTTTGATTTTATTATGTCTAGCGGGTTCTCGACTGCTGATAAAATCTCGGACGTCTCAGGGCGAGGTGTTGGATTGGACGTTGTGAAGAACACAATTGAATCACTTGGTGGTTCTATAACCATTGATTCTGCACCTGATCAGGGTTCTGTTTTTTCTATTCAATTACCTCTGACGTTATCAATCATTTCCGTTATGTTGGTTGAGGTACAACAAGAAAAATACGCTGTTCCTCTCTCATCGATAATTGAAACGGCAATTGTAAAGAAAGAAGATATTATGCATGCTCATAATAAACAAGTAATTGACTTCAGAGGACGCGTGGTTCCTCTTGTGTCCCTTGAGGATGTGTTTGAAGTGCCTCAAGAAACTGAGAAGGGTGACTATTATTCAATCGTAATCGTACGTAAGGGAGAGAAGATGGCTGGGCTTGTTGTAGATTCGTTCATAGGGCAACAAGAGGTTGTTCTCAAATCGCTCGGAAACTATCTCCAGAACGTATTCGCCATTTCGGGAGCCACTATTCTTGGCGATGGTCAAGTTGCGCTTATTATCGATAGCAATGCACTTATTAAATAAGGGGGTAAAGGGCAATGGAAAATCATGCAGAAGACGTGAAAGTAATTGTGTTCCAATTACAAAATGAAGAATACGGAGTCCCTGTAGGACGAGTTGGTTCGATTGAAAGAATGATGCCGATTACACGTGTGCCACGGACTGTTTCTTTCGTAAAAGGTGTGATGAACCTAAGAGGGGTGGTCACACCCATTATAGATTTGCGGGAGCGCTTTGGTATTGAAGGTACTTCTTACGATGAGAGTACCAGAATTATTATCGTGCACCTTGATGATATGGAGGTTGGGCTTGTGGTGGATTCGGCTAATGATGTCATTGATATTCCAAGTGGAACCATTGAGCCTCCACCAGAAGTAGTTGGAACAGTAGATGCTGATTACATAAGCGGAGTGGCAAAGTTGGACCGCCGACTTCTGATTCTCTTAAATTTAGAAGAAGTGCTTTCTGAACAAGAAATAAGACAGTTGCAGTCTATTGAAGGTTAAAAGCAGATGAAATTTGAAGAACAATTTACTTCTTATCATTTAGATGTTTTAAAAGAAATCGGAAATATAGGGGCGGGTAATGCGGCCACATCCTTATCCAAACTACTGCAACGAAAAATTGACATGAAAGTACCATCTGTAAGAGTCGTAGGTTTTGATGAAGTTATGGATATAGTAGGAGGAGCGGAACGTACGATCGTTTCCGTTTTCCTTCGTATCGAAGGAGATGCTCCTGGGAATATGTTCTTTATCATGTCACCAGGCCAAGCCAGTCGCTTTGTGAGGCATATGACAGGGGAGCAGGAATTTGATTTTAACGCACCACCATATTCGGAATTGTCTCTATCATCCGTACAAGAATTAGGGAATATTTTATCAGGATCCTATTTATCTTCTATGTCAGATTTTACCCAGTTATCCCTTTACCCATCTGTGCCATCTATAGCAATTGACATGGTTGGCGCAGTACTTAGCTTCGGGTTACTAGAGCTGTCACAGGTTAGTGATTATGCCATTGTTATTGACACTACGTTTGTAGATGAAGAATATCAAGAGGAAGAAGTGAAAGGTCACTTTTTCTTGCTCCCTGATCCGGCTTCATTTGAAACGATTTTCGCATCTCTTGGAGTATCTTCTAATGAGTCGTGAACAGGTTGTGAAGGTGGGGATCGCTGACTTCAATGTAGTTCGCGAACCAAATGTGATTCGAACTTCTGGGTTAGGTTCATGTATAGGGGTAGTTATCTATGATTTACGAGCGAAATTAGCAGGTATGGCCCACATTATGCTCCCCGATTCGACGATGGCTAAGGGAGAACGTATGAAAGAGGCGAAATATGCGGATACAGCTATTCCGCTCTTAATGGAACTGTTGAAAGAAGAAGGAGGCCGTTCATTTAAAGCTAAGCTTGCAGGAGGGGCTCAAATGTTTCAGTTTTCAAACAATGATATGATGCGTATCGGTCCCCGTAATCTAGAAGCCGTGAAAAAACAGTTGAAATCGTGCAGCATTCCTGTTGTAGCAGAAGATTGCGGAGGAAGTAATGGACGTACGATAGAATTTGATCCTTCAAGTGGAATAATGCAAATTAGAACAGTAAATAAAGGTGTGACAGAAATTTGATGGTTGGTTCGATATTATGGAATCTCCTCTTTGCTATCCTAGGAGCAATACTTACTTTAAGCCTATCCTATTCAGGTCATACAACCTCAACTACTTCTATAAAAGTAGGGGTTGTTTTCTTGGTCTTCTATTTATTTATGTATCTTTTTAGAAGGGTAATGGGAATGGCCCTTGTATCCAATTCTAATGGATCAAAAGAAGAGGTGGCATTTGAAGATGCTACCGATGAAACGTTACAGGAAACAAGCGAAAGGGAAGAAGGAAAGCAGGGTGAACAATCAGAAGACCAAATTAAGCAAACATCAGATATGGTGCGGGCTTTATTAAATGAAGAAGAATAAGAAGCAGCTATAAGAACAATGAGGAGGGTATCTATGACCAACAATTCGGCTCCTCAAGAAGAAATTCTATGGGAGCAATGGCACAATGAACGAGATGTAGAGGCTGGCGATGAGCTTGTAAAGAGATATATGCACCTTGTCATGTATCATGTGCAACGAATTGCTGCTCATCTACCTCAAAGTGTCAGTAAAGAAGATATCAGGAGTTTAGGATTAATCGGACTTTATGATGCGCTTGAAAAATTTGATGTCACTCGTGATTTAAAATTTGATACGTATGCTTCTTTTCGGGTTAGAGGTGCCATTATGGATGGACTTCGAAAAGAAGATTGGCTGCCTCGTTCCATCCGTGATAAATCGAAGAGGATTGAGCAAGCGGCAGATCAATTAGAGCAGCAGCTTCAAAGAGAAGCAACTTCAAAAGAGGTGGCAGATAGGTTAGGGGTATCCGAACAGGAAGTAGATTCTGTAATGAAAGATACCGTGTTTGCGAATCTTTTATCTATTGAAGAGAAGCCAAAAGATACAAAAGATGAGCATAAAGAGGGTATAGGATACTCCTTGCCCGATCAAAACACACCCACCCCCCATGATCAACTGGTTAAAGAGGAGAACTATCAGGATTTAGCTCAAGGGATCCAGCAATTAAATGAAAAAGAACAACTAGTAGTGAGCTTGTTTTATCAAGAAGAGCTAACGCTAACAGAGATCGGTCATGTTATGAGCTTAACTACATCACGAATCTCGCAAATCCATGCACGTGCATTATTTAAGCTAAGAAATGTGCTGAAAGATACGATAAGCATGTAAGATGGGGGTGAGTAAATGGGGATCATTGAAGGTTTTTCAGATTATTTTGGGGTGCAAATCACCCCTGACAAAATGTCGGCCACTCTTTTATTGAAAAAGGCATATCATACAGAACTCTCTTTCTCAAAAGACGATCTGTTAGAAACTTTATTAGAATATGGAGTTCGTTCTGGCTTGAGAGAAGACCATCTCCAGCTTGTTGTTTCAGGTGCTGAAGAGGTGGCGTTTCCTCTTGTGGTAGCAGCAGGGACCCCCTCTGAAGATGGAGTGGACGGGAGGGTCCAATATGAAAAGGAACTTTCTCGTTCTTTCTCCTATGAAGGAAAAAGCAATGTGAACTTTCGAGATGTAATCAGAATACCATCGGTTCACGCTGGTGATCCCTTGCTTACTATAACTCAACCAACGGATGGACGTTCTGGGATGACCATAACAGGTGAAGAGGTGCCTCCTAAACCCGGGCGTTCCGTTGTTCTCCGTCCGGGTCAAAATGTCGAATGGAACAAGAGAGAACAAAGGATGTACGCTACATCCGATGGCCAAATTTCCGTAGGAGACAGAAGTGTTCATGTCTATCCTCTATATGAAGTTCCTGGGGATGTTACGATGAGAACAGGGAATATTGATTTTGTAGGTAGCGTGTCGATACGTGGAAATGTACCAACAGGGTATTCCATTAAAGCGACAGGAGATGTGACCATTACGGGACTTTTAGAAGGTTCAAGCGTTGAAGCCGGAGGATCTGTATATATATCTGAAGGCATAGCTGGTCATGGGAAGGGATGGGTACAAGCAGGCACGGATGTGAAATGTGGATATATAAATCAGGGGAAGATTGAAGCATCGCGGGACGTGTTTGTTGAAAATTCGATTATACATAGTGAAGTCGTAGCAAGAAAACATATATATTGTCAAAAAGGTAATATCATAGGTGGTGCTCTATCTTCAGGGTCTTCGATTGAAGCCAAAGATGTAGGAAATAAAATGAATACCCCTACTTCTATTTATGTAGGTTCTAATAAAAAGCTTATAGAATTGCAACAAGAGCTTGAACAAGAGCAAGTTGGGTTAATGGACACCTTACATAAACTCTCGTTAATCGGAGACAAATTGCATGAGAAACAAGAGAAAACGGGATTAAGTGCAAAAGAGAGAATCACTCTCTTACGTCAACGTAACTCTTATGAACAAGCCTACAATAGATTGCAGCTGGTAAAAGAAGAATTAAAAGAGCTTGTTCCAGATTATGAGGGTGGGGAAGAAGCATACTTTATTACCCACGGTACACTATTTGCTAATGTGACCGTCTCCTTTGGGAAATACAAGCGAAAAGAAATCAGGAACTTTACCAATGTAAAATCTGTTTTTCATAATGGAGAAGTGTTGATACGCAGTATGGAGGAATAAAACAACAAGGGCTTTTAGTTAAGGGGGGACAACCATGACTACCTATTTACTGGTCATTAGTTTTTTATTACATGGTATTCTACTAGTGGCAATTGTACTTCTCTCCTTGAGAGTTTCAAAGGCAAAGGAAATCGAAAAGCGACAGGCTCAAGTTGCTAAAGAGATAGAAGACACCTTCACAGCATACTTGCTTGAAATAAAAGAGGAAAATGAGCGTCTACTGAATAAATTAGAAGAAAATGGTGAGAATGGGGAGAGGGTTCGGGTCCAAGAAGAACGTTACAATGCCCCTCAAGAAACGAAAAAGCAACAGGATCATCCAACCTCTGAACCAGTCACTTTCAAAGAAGC
The nucleotide sequence above comes from Pontibacillus chungwhensis. Encoded proteins:
- a CDS encoding protein-glutamate methylesterase/protein-glutamine glutaminase — translated: MNTIRVLVVDDSAFMRKMIRDILEADHRITVVGTARNGEDGLLKVQQLSPDIITLDVEMPKMDGLTCLKEIMKNHPLPVVMLSSMTKSGGESTLKAMEYGAVDFIEKPSGAISLNIESIAEQIVGKVIAASRANLREVQKAQQPPVKTIHPNRFAYSKSKQDLVAIGTSTGGPRALQQVLTALPGNFPAPIVIVQHMPPGFTQSLALRLNRLCKISVKEAEHQEVLKPGVAYIAPGDYHMNIQQQQTNLTIHLDQAEANKGHRPAVDVLFNSIAHLQPLSMIAVVMTGMGSDGALGVERLKASSHAVTVIAESEESSIVFGMPKAAILTNLVDEIVHVNEISLALMKRIGGHKG
- a CDS encoding chemotaxis protein CheA encodes the protein MEMSQYLEVFIEESKEHLQTVNDSLLKLEKNPEDLSIVQEIFRAAHTLKGMSATMNYQDLANLTHKMENVLDLIRNHKIHVDSDLLDIIFDGVDDLEAMVGDIASGGQGERDVKEVVEKLERIEKGETPTSVQKSEAVSQMEENHSHDHPNQLILDEFQRTLLMESAEQGFSNYEITVTLTQDCMLKGARVYMVFEVLEQVGEVAQSAPSVDQLEEENFDLEFKVLLLSTHEKEDIKARILKVSEIDTVHVVQVTAEDYVTANSAESKELNNVSSEQETKESIENASVAVAVKEKSTTSEAQKTNENTPQKAAQSKTIRVNIDRLDVLMNLFEELVIDRGRLEQISTDLNHSELQETVERMSRISGDLQNIILNMRMVPVEQVFNRFPRMVRQLARDLNKKVNLVVEGAETELDRTVIDEIGDPLVHLIRNSLDHGIETPESRVEKGKPEEGNLKLQAYHSGNHVFIEISDDGGGINRDKVLQKAMNNGLVTAEQASSLTDQQVFDFIMSSGFSTADKISDVSGRGVGLDVVKNTIESLGGSITIDSAPDQGSVFSIQLPLTLSIISVMLVEVQQEKYAVPLSSIIETAIVKKEDIMHAHNKQVIDFRGRVVPLVSLEDVFEVPQETEKGDYYSIVIVRKGEKMAGLVVDSFIGQQEVVLKSLGNYLQNVFAISGATILGDGQVALIIDSNALIK
- a CDS encoding chemotaxis protein CheD, yielding MSREQVVKVGIADFNVVREPNVIRTSGLGSCIGVVIYDLRAKLAGMAHIMLPDSTMAKGERMKEAKYADTAIPLLMELLKEEGGRSFKAKLAGGAQMFQFSNNDMMRIGPRNLEAVKKQLKSCSIPVVAEDCGGSNGRTIEFDPSSGIMQIRTVNKGVTEI
- a CDS encoding FliA/WhiG family RNA polymerase sigma factor, with the translated sequence MTNNSAPQEEILWEQWHNERDVEAGDELVKRYMHLVMYHVQRIAAHLPQSVSKEDIRSLGLIGLYDALEKFDVTRDLKFDTYASFRVRGAIMDGLRKEDWLPRSIRDKSKRIEQAADQLEQQLQREATSKEVADRLGVSEQEVDSVMKDTVFANLLSIEEKPKDTKDEHKEGIGYSLPDQNTPTPHDQLVKEENYQDLAQGIQQLNEKEQLVVSLFYQEELTLTEIGHVMSLTTSRISQIHARALFKLRNVLKDTISM
- a CDS encoding DUF6115 domain-containing protein; translation: MTTYLLVISFLLHGILLVAIVLLSLRVSKAKEIEKRQAQVAKEIEDTFTAYLLEIKEENERLLNKLEENGENGERVRVQEERYNAPQETKKQQDHPTSEPVTFKEAEEDSLPAEMPVEYKPPLPEEQVDYQPSIESRILQMYKQGATVEQIAKRLDRGTTEIELTLKFQLRMS
- a CDS encoding chemotaxis protein CheC, yielding MKFEEQFTSYHLDVLKEIGNIGAGNAATSLSKLLQRKIDMKVPSVRVVGFDEVMDIVGGAERTIVSVFLRIEGDAPGNMFFIMSPGQASRFVRHMTGEQEFDFNAPPYSELSLSSVQELGNILSGSYLSSMSDFTQLSLYPSVPSIAIDMVGAVLSFGLLELSQVSDYAIVIDTTFVDEEYQEEEVKGHFFLLPDPASFETIFASLGVSSNES
- a CDS encoding DUF342 domain-containing protein, producing the protein MGIIEGFSDYFGVQITPDKMSATLLLKKAYHTELSFSKDDLLETLLEYGVRSGLREDHLQLVVSGAEEVAFPLVVAAGTPSEDGVDGRVQYEKELSRSFSYEGKSNVNFRDVIRIPSVHAGDPLLTITQPTDGRSGMTITGEEVPPKPGRSVVLRPGQNVEWNKREQRMYATSDGQISVGDRSVHVYPLYEVPGDVTMRTGNIDFVGSVSIRGNVPTGYSIKATGDVTITGLLEGSSVEAGGSVYISEGIAGHGKGWVQAGTDVKCGYINQGKIEASRDVFVENSIIHSEVVARKHIYCQKGNIIGGALSSGSSIEAKDVGNKMNTPTSIYVGSNKKLIELQQELEQEQVGLMDTLHKLSLIGDKLHEKQEKTGLSAKERITLLRQRNSYEQAYNRLQLVKEELKELVPDYEGGEEAYFITHGTLFANVTVSFGKYKRKEIRNFTNVKSVFHNGEVLIRSMEE
- a CDS encoding chemotaxis protein CheW, with translation MENHAEDVKVIVFQLQNEEYGVPVGRVGSIERMMPITRVPRTVSFVKGVMNLRGVVTPIIDLRERFGIEGTSYDESTRIIIVHLDDMEVGLVVDSANDVIDIPSGTIEPPPEVVGTVDADYISGVAKLDRRLLILLNLEEVLSEQEIRQLQSIEG